From Daucus carota subsp. sativus chromosome 6, DH1 v3.0, whole genome shotgun sequence, the proteins below share one genomic window:
- the LOC108225424 gene encoding uncharacterized protein LOC108225424, whose amino-acid sequence MGLKFLNKKGWHTGSLRNIENVWKAEQKRDAEDKKLEELRKQIHEERERSEFRLLQEQAGLIPKQERLDFLYDSGLAVGKASESDGFKSLEALPSTQPDVGPSTSNKAAVPGALFEDKPQSANDAWRKLHSDPLLLIRQREQEALARVKNNPVKMAMIRESVEAKKHKKSSDRKEHGKKQKKSKHKKSSSSGHHSHSGDSAVEREEKVVYKKHERKYNECVNKGSSDSEYELSKDAHRERRSHREPKYKETSSSNYAGGTTERSYRQDKSAKYSPKGLKHSEYARREADVRNRNVSDNGSRHDSNSRNRRKPVKLSEEERAARLQEMQMNAELHEEQRWKRLKKAEEDDAREIVQGHDKRNFLDDVTKSVYGAEKGGSSSIGESVRRRAHYSQGRSQVGEGNAFRR is encoded by the exons ATGGGGTTGAAGTTTCTAAACAAGAAGGGATGGCACACTGGGAGCCTCCGCAACATCGAAAACGTCTGGAAAGCCGAGCAGAAACGCGACGCCGAAGACAAAAAACTCGAAGAGCTCCGCAAACAAATCCACGAAGAGCGTGAACGCTCCGAGTTTCGTCTCCTCCAAGAACAGGCCGGCCTTATTCC GAAACAAGAGAGGTTGGATTTTCTTTATGATTCTGGATTGGCAGTTGGGAAGGCGAGTGAGTCGGATGGATTTAAGTCACTTGAAGCTTTGCCTAGTACTCAACCTGATGTCGGGCCGTCTACCAGTAATAAGGCGGCTGTTCCTGGAGCTTTGTTTGAGGATAAGCCACAGTCGGCCAATGATGCGTGGAGGAAGTTGCATTCCGATCCTTTGCTTTTGATTAGGCAACGGGAGCAAGAGGCACTTGCTCGGGTTAAGAATAATCCTGTGAAGATGGCTATGATCCGCGAATCA GTTGAAGCAAAGAAACATAAGAAGTCTTCAGATAGGAAAGAACATGGAAAGAAGCAGAAGAAGTCGAAGCATAAAAAGTCCTCGTCATCGGGGCACCATTCTCACTCGGGAGATTCTGCGGTAGAAAGGGAAGAGAAGGTGGTTTATAAAAAGCATGAGAGAAAGTACAATGAATGTGTTAATAAAGGTTCTTCAGATTCAGAATATGAATTAAGTAAAGATGCTCATAGAGAGCGTAGATCACATAGGGAACCGAAATACAAAGAAACATCCTCTAGTAACTATGCTGGAggcaccactgaaagaagttacAGACAAGACAAGTCTGCAAAATACAGTCCAAAAGGGTTGAAGCATTCTGAATATGCCAGAAGAGAGGCGGACGTAAGAAACCGTAATGTCTCTGACAATGGGTCAAGGCATGACTCAAACTCTAGGAATCGGAGGAAACCTGTGAAACTTTCTGAAGAAGAGAGGGCTGCCAGATTGCAGGAGATGCAAATGAATGCCGAGCTTCATGAGGAGCAGAGATGGAAACGTCTGAAAAAAGCAGAAGAAGATGATGCTCGTGAAATTGTTCAAGGACACGATAAGCGGAATTTCTTAGACGATGTTACAAAAAGCGTATATGGTGCTGAAAAAGGGGGTAGCTCGTCGATAGGTGAAAGCGTACGTCGGCGGGCACATTATTCTCAGGGAAGATCTCAAGTTGGCGAGGGCAATGCATTTCGGCGCTAA